Genomic window (Pseudomonas hydrolytica):
GCTCGGCGAGATGCGCGGATAGTGTTGCGACTCGCAGCCGTCGCAACGCATCGCTCGCTCCCCCGGCAACTGGCGCGTCGGCGCACCGCAGCTGCCACAGAAGCGATGCTCGGCGTACCAGGTACCGATCTGCGCGGCGTACGCCAGCATGCGGAAAGTCTCCGCCTCGCCTTGCAGCATGAACTGACGCAGGCTCTGCCAGCTGCAACCATCCAGCATGGACGACGGTTTCACCTGCAGTAGATAGATGGCGTCCTCACCGAAATAGCCGATGCCCTGTTCGCCGACGATCTGCAGGTCTTGGCGCTTGATCCAGTCGCGAGGAAACAACACGCCGTTGCTGTCGGCCAGAAAATGCTGCTGGTGGTAGAGCAACGCCCAGCCGCCCGGCTGGGCCGGGTCGAGAAAGGCGTTGCGCCAGATCATCAGGCCGCCACCGGCATGCCCAGCGCCTTGACGCTCTCTTCAGCCAGATCGAGCACGCTGGGACGGGTCTCGGGCCGCATCACGGCACCGGCTTCCAGATAGTACTCCAGGCTGCTGAGCGCATCGGCCAGGGTTTCCAGCATCTGCTCCGACGGCATCTGCCCGGACTCGAGCATGCGCGTCTGGATATAGTCGGCGCAGGCGCCGACCAGCATGGCTGCCCGGCGCTGCTCGAGGAACCACAGCCCGCCACGCACCGCCTGCAGGCTGAACGGCACGTTGGCCAGGTGCATCTTGTCGCCGCCCGCCTCCAGGTATGCGGTGATGGCGCGCTTGGCCAGCGCCAGACCGGCCTGGGCCTCGTCGACCACGACGATACGCGCCTCGTTGAGCTGGTGATTGGCGAAGGAGTCGGCCTCGTTGCCCGGCTCGACCGGCGCCGGTCGAGTATCGCGCCCCTCGCCTCGCTCGAGGCTGGCCACCATGCCTTCGACATACAGCACGGCATCGGCCAGCTTGTGCAACTGCTCCGGCTGCGGGGCCGTATTGTCGTTCCAGGCCGCCACCAGCGGCAGCTGCGCACTCAGCGAGTTGCCCGCGGAGTTGAGGCCGACCATGCCCAGGGTCTTGGCCAGCTTGCCCAGCAGCGCATGCAGAGTACCCAGGGTTTCGCCCTGCAGGGTGCCACGCTCGAGCAGATCGAGCATGTCCTTGACGCTGGCCAGCTCTTCGCGAATCGCCGTGGACAGCGAACGCATCACCGCCTGCCCCGGCCCCGCCAGGCGCTGGTATTCCTCTTCCAGCAGATGATCGGTGAACGGCAGCGGCGTCAGCCCGAAGACTTCGCGCATGGCGCTGGCGAGCGGACCGTGGCTGTCGGCCAGCGCGACCAGATACAGCAGCTCCTTGAGCAGGCTGCGCGGCGCTTCGTACTGCGGATTGCTCAGCATCAGCTTGAGTTCGCGATCCAGGCGCGAGAACAGCTGCTTGCGCCCCTTGCGCGGCAGCAGCTGACCATCGCACTGCGCCTCGATGGCAGCGGCGCCGATCCAGCACATGCGCCCGCGTGCCTCGTTGGCGAACAGGCTGTCCAGACGCGCCATGGCGCGCACCATGAGCTTGAGGCTGGCCTGCGGATTCTGCTCGCGGATGAAGCCGAGCAACCCCACCTGATACATGTGGCGCAGGCGCTTGCCTTCGCTGAGCTTGGCCGCGCCATCCAGCGGCTGGGTAGCGCTGTGCGGCCGCGCATGATCGAGGCGCACGCTGAAGAAGAAGCTTTCCGGCAAAGGCTGCTGGGCGCCGGCCATGCGCAGGTCATTGATTGCCGGCAGCAGCAGCTCGGGCATCTCCTGGCGATGGGCGTCGACGTTCTCCAGATAGCGGCGCAACACGTGCAGCGCGTTGCTCAGCGCGGCCAACTGCACGTCGCGCTCCTCGCCGGCGCCGGCGGGGATATCGGTAGCCTGATCCAGCACCTCCTGCGCCAGCAGCTCGGCGCCGGCCAGCTCGATCAGATTGAGGGTGCCGCGCACCTGCTGCAGGCTTTCCACTGCCTGTTGCAGCAGGCTGCCGTTGTGACGTTCGGCGATGAAGTGCTCGAGGCTCTGCTCGGCCTCTTCCATGGTGACGAACAGTTCGTCGCGCACCAGGTTCAGGGATGTGGCTCCACTCACCATGCTCTAGGCACCTCGAGACTCGCAGCGGACAACAGTGGATACGGCATCAGTCGGCGAACTCCGGTTTCTGCTTGGTCATGTGCGCCGTCATGGCCAGACGCAGGTCTTCCGACTGCAGCATGGCAGCGTTCCAGGTGGCGATGTACTCCAGGCCATCGTCGACCCGGTGATCACGCATGTAGCGAATCATTTCCTTGGTACCGCGAATCGCCACCGGCGACTTGGCGGCAATGTCCGCGGCGATTGCCATGACCCCGGCCAGCAGGGCTTCCTGGCTCTCGTAGGTGCGATTGACCAAACCAATACGCGCGGCCTCGGCGCCGTCGATGCTGCGCCCGGTGAAGGCCAGTTCGCGCATCATGCCGTCACCGATGATACGCGGCAGGCGCTGCAGGGTACCGACATCGGCCGCCATGCCCATGTCGATCTCCTTGATGGAGAACTGCGCGTCGACCGTGGCGTAACGCATATCGCAGGCGCTGATCAGGTCGATGGCGCCACCCAGGCAGTAGCCGTGGATCGCGGCCAGCACCGGCTTGCGGCACTGGTCGACGGCAACGAAGGAAGCCTGCAGTTCGAGGATCTTGCGGCGCAGGGCATCGGCATTGCGGCCGACATCCTTGCCCAGTTGGGAACCAACCGAGGCCAGCAGCATCAGATCGATACCGGAGGAAAAGTGCTTGCCTGCACCGGACAGCACCACCACCCGCACCGCATCGGTGGCATCGACCCAGCGGAAGATCTCGATGATCTCGCGCCAGAAGTCGGCATTCATCGCATTGACCTTGTCCGGGCGGTTGATCTGCACATGGGCGATCTTGTCCGCCAACTCGACGCGGAAGGCTTGATAGTCGGACATGGCAGTCATCCTCAGCCGTGGCTCGGCAGCACAGTAACGATTTTGTGATTAATAACCGAGCAACTATAACAAGCACGCGATAAAAGTCGATGCTTGCCACTGTGACGCAGGGCACGCCCCGGACGTTAACAAGCGCTTTGAGTATCACGGATAAGGGCTTGATCTGCCGAGGGTCTTGCCCCCGGCAGTCACCTCGGGCACATCACTCCACGAGACAATCGACGCAATACTGCCCCGCCTCGGCCTGCAGGCCGTGCACGTCGATGTCGAAGCCCGGGAAGGCCTGATCGAAGGTCCGCGCGAAGGCCAGGTAGTCGAGTATCGAGCGGGTCGCGGCGGTGAAGCGCTCACCCGGCATGATCAGCGGAATGCCCGGCGGATAAGGCACCAGCATCACGGCAGCGATGCGCCCCTGCAGTTGATCGATCGGCACCGCCTCGACCTCGCCGCGCACCAGGCGGTCGTAGGCCTCGGCCGGCTTGATCGCCACTTCCGGCAAAGCCGTGTACATGCTCTTCAACGCCTTGGCCGTGGCGTTGTCGCGGTAGCAGCCATGCAGCGCATCGCACAGATCGCGCAGCCCCATGCCCTGATAGCAGCCGCCACCCGCATGAGCGATGGAGGGCAGCACGTCCACCAGCGGCAGATTGGCGTCGTAGCTGCGCTTGAACTCCAGCAGTTCGGTCAGCAGCGTGCTCCACTTGCCCTTGGTGATGCCCATGGAAAACAGCACCAGGAAGGAATACAGACCGGTCTTTTCCACGACCAGGCCGCGCTCCCAGAGAAACTTGCTGACCACCGCCGCCGGGATCCCGCGCTCCTCCAGTTTGCCGGCCGCGTTGAGACCGGGCATCACCAGCGTCACCTTGATCGGGTCAAGCAGCACGTAGTCATTGGCTACCTCGCCGAAACCATGCCAGTCGGCGTCCGGCTGCAGCACCCAGTCGGCAGTCGACAGGCTGTCGGCGCCATCGGCTTCGCCCGGCTGCCAGATGCTGAACCACCAGTCCTCGGCATCGAGATTGCGGCGCACGTTGGCCAGGGCACGACGGAAGCTCAGGGCCTCGTCGAAGGTTTCCTGGATCAGCGAACGCCCGGCCGGGCCTTCCATCATCGCCGAGGCCACATCCAGTGAGGCGATGATGCCGTACTGCGGCGACGTGGAGATGTGCATCATGAAGGCTTCGTTGAAGCGGTCACGGTCCAATTGGCGCTGCCCGCCATCCTGCACATGGATCATCGAGGCCTGACTGAACGCGGCCAGCAGCTTGTGCGTGGAATGGGTGGTGAACACCAGCGGCGAGCGCTCGTCGCACTGGGTACCCATGCCGTAGCGGCCGGCATAGAACTCATGGAACGCGGCGTAGGCGTACCAGGCCTCGTCGAAGTGCAGCACCTCGACCGAATCACCCAGCGCCTGCTTGACCATCTCGGCGTTGTAGCAAAGCCCGTCGTAGGTGGAGTTGGTCACCACCGCCAGCTTGACCTTAGGCGCGCGACCGCGTGCCAGCGGGCTGGCGTCGATCTTGGCCTGGATCGATTCACGGCTGAACTCCGACAGCGGAATCGGCCCGATGATGCCCAGCTCGTTGCGCTCGGGGCACAGGTACAGCGGGATCGCACCGGTCATGATGATCGAATGCAGGATCGACTTGTGGCAGTTGCGGTCCACCAGTACCAGATCGTCACGCCCGACCATCGAATGCCAGACGATCTTGTTCGCCGTGGACGTGCCGTTGATCACGAAGAAGGTGTGGTCGGCGCCGAAGTTGCGCGCGGCGCGCGCCTCGGCTTCGGCCAGCGGGCCGGTGTGATCGAGCAGCGAACCCAGCTCCGGCACCGACACCGACAGATCCGAACGCAGGGTGTTTTCCCCGAAGAACTGGTGAAACGCCTGGCCTACCGGGCTCTTGCGGTAAGCCACGCCGCCGCCGTGACCGGGCGTGTGCCAGGAATAGTTGGATTGTGCGGTGTGCTGCACCAGCGCCTTGAAGAACGGCGGCAGCAGGCCGTCGAGGTAGTTGTGCGCCGCCCGCGCCACCTGACGGGCCAAGAAGGAAACGGTGTCTTCGTAGAGATAGAGGATGCCGCGCAGGTGATTGAGATCGGCCATGGCCTCGGCCGGCGCATTCTCGATGGTGACCTGCTCGCCGAGGGCGAAGATCGGCAATTGCGGAGCACGCACCCGCGCCACGCGGATCAGCTCGACCATGTCCTGCAGCAGACGACTGTTCTCCCCCGCGCCCTCGGCGGCCACCAGGATGCAGGCCAGACCGTGGTGGGTGGAGGCGACGATGCGGCCCTCGGCTGCACTGGCGGTGGGGAGAATGCTGAAACCGTCCTGTTCCAGCTCGCGCGCAATGGCGCGCACGCGATCGCCGGCCACCGTGTCGGCCTTGATGTCGCGGTGAACGATGAGGACGGGGAATTTTAGATCTTTATACATTTTGACGTCCTGAAAGCTGGCAGGCCCTCGCCTGCCCATCGCCTCAGGTTAGAGGCTCCCCCTGATCGGCGGAACCCCCTGTGCATCACGCTATAAGAAAAGGTCGCAATTGCGCTGCTCGGTTATTCCGGCGCCTTTTCCAGCTGCGCCCACAATGACGGCCCACCGGCGGATTTCTCGATGGCAGCCAGGCGCGCCAGGTGCGCCGCGAGTTCATCCTCGCTGGCGCGAATGACGCGGGTGCGCGGACGCGCGGCATCCAGACGACGAATCGGCGTAGCCTGCTGACGACCGCTGCCATCGCTATCGGCGCCCTCACCGGCAAGCGACAGATGGGTCTGACCACCGGTCATCGCCAGGTAGACGTCGGCGAGGATCTCCGAGTCGAGCAGTGCGCCGTGCAGTTCGCGGTTGGAGTTGTCGACGCCATAGCGCTTGCACAGCGCATCGAGGCTGTTGCGCTGCCCCGGATGGCGTTCACGCGCCATCATCAGGGTGTCGAGCACCGAGCAGTAGTCGCTGACATCGGCACGCTCGCTCTGCCCCAGCAGGGCGAACTCGTTGTTGATGAAGCCAACGTCGAACGCTGCGTTATGGATGATCAGCTGGGCGCCTTTGATGAATTCGTAGAACTCATCGGCCACATCCTTGAATCGCGGCTTGTCGGCGACGTACTCGTTAGTAATGCCGTGAACCGCGATGGCGCCTTCGTCGATCTCGCGATCGGGGTTCAGGTAGACATGGAAGTGGCGCCCGGTCAGGCGCCGCCCCAGCAGTTCGACACAACCGATCTCGATGATGCGGTGCCCGTCGGTGACCGGCATGCCGGTGGTTTCGGTATCCAGCACCACATAGCGGTTGACGGTGTTATCGGTTGTCACGCCTTGCCTCTCTCATCTATCTGCTTGCCACATTTTCAGCGCGGCATCTTAACCCAGGTGGAGCCCCCACGGCTCAGCGCGCCGAGCGCACCTCGTCGACGCCACGGTTGGCCAACTGATCGGCGCGCTCGTTGCCCGGATGGCCGGTGTGCCCACGCACCCACTGCCAACTGACCTGATGACGGTTGACCTCTTCATCCAGCTTCTGCCAGAGGTCGGCATTCTTCACCGGCTCTTTCGAGGCGGTCTTCCAGCCGCGCTTCTTCCAGTTCGGCAGCCATTCCTGGATGCCCTTCATCACATATTGCGAATCGGTCACCAGCTTGACCGAGCAGGGCCGGGTCAGGGCGATCAGGCCGGCAATCGCCGCCATCAGCTCCATGCGGTTGTTGGTGGTGCTGGGGTCCCCGCCCCACAACTCCTTTTCCACGCCCTTGTAGACCAGCAATGCCCCCCAGCCTCCGGGGCCGGGATTGCCCTTACAGGCGCCGTCGGTGTAGATCACCACTTCATCGGTTTCAGACATTCACAGGCTCTGTACGGAATTGACCAGTCGGGGGAGCCTTTCAGGTATCGATGTCGCGGCGGCTGATCTTGGCCACCGGCAATGGCAACAGCTTGCCCATCGGCTCACGACGCGATTGCCGCAGCGGCCGTAAACCGACCACCAGCTTGCGCGCTACCAGCAGGTAAAAGCCGGCCCCCGGCAGTTGCCAGGCCTCCCCCCAACGTTCCAGTCGCCGCAGGCGCATTTGCCAGGCGAGCGACGCAAGCGGCGGACGATAGCACCCGAACCGCCGTTTCTCCAACGCAAAGCCCAGCAGCGTCAGCCAGTCACCCACTCGACTGGGGGAGATGCAGCGCGCCTGCCTGAGCCCGTCCTGCGCGAACAGACGCCGCGCGCCCCAGCCGCTCCAGGGATGGATACCCAGAATCAGCAGGTGCCCGCCCGGCCGCACGCTGCGCGCCGCTTCGCGCAGCAAGCCGTGTGGCGACAGACAGAAGTCCAGACCATGCTGCAGCACCACCACATCGGCCGCGTGCTCGCCCAGCGGCCAGGACTGCTCCTCGCAGACGATCTGCACGCCGGGCATCGGCGCGCCCAGGCGCACGTTGTGCTGAATCTGCCCGGCCTTGGGCGGGCCTTCGGCGCCTGGCCCGTAGCTCACCAGATAACCGCCGAAGAAACGCGCCAGCTCCTCCTCCAGCAGGCGCCGCTCCTCCTCCAGCAACAGCTGGCCGAGCGGCCCGGCAAGCCAGTCGCGCGCCTCGCCGATGAGCTTGAGCCACTCGGGGTCGGCCTGGGCGAATGCCTGATCAGTCATCGCTGCCTCCGCATGACAGGTTCTGCATGTCCTGTCTAAGATGCACCTTTATCACCAGCTTAGCGACCCACAATGATTCAGATCGACGCGCTGCCCGCCTTCAACGACAACTACATCTGGTTGCTGCAGGACCCGACCAGCCGCCGCTGCGCGGTGGTCGACCCAGGTGATGCGGCGCCGGTACTGGCCTGGCTGGAGGCTCATGGCGACTGGACGCTGAGCGATATCCTGATCACCCACCACCACTTCGACCACGTCGGTGGCGTCGAACAGCTGAAGAAGGCCACCGGCGCACGCGTCGCCGGTCCGGCGGCGGAGAAGATCCCGGCGCGTGACGTGGATCTGGGCGACAACGACCTGATCGAGGTGCTCGGCCTGCGTTTCCAGATCATGGCCGTGCCTGGCCATACCCTCGGTCATATCGCCTATTACCACGCCGAGCAGAATCTGCTGCTGTGTGGCGACACCCTGTTCGCGGGCGGCTGTGGTCGCCTGTTCGAGGGCACGCCGCAACAGATGCACCAGTCGCTTAGCCGTCTGGCCGCCCTGCCTGGTGCAACACGGGTCTACTGCACCCATGAGTACACCCTGAGCAACCTGCGCTTCGCCCATGCCGTCGAGCCGCACAACCCGGACGTCAGCGCGCGATTGGCCGAGGTGAGCCGCTGGCGCGACGAGGGCCGCATCAGCCTGCCCTCGAGCATCGAGCTGGAGCGGGCCACCAATCCCTTTCTGCGCACCGGCGAGCCCGGCGTGATCGAGGCCGCCAAACGAAACGACGAGCGGTCCTCGAGCGAACCGAGCGCCGTGTTCGCCAGCCTGCGCGCCTGGAAGGACCGCTTCTGAGGGCCCGCAAGGCAGGCAGAGAATTGCCGAGCGCCAGCGTCCCCGGCACCCGCAACGCCCCATCTGGGTGACCGACGGGATGCCGGTCACAAATGGCTGGCGAAAACTTGACCACCCCCGCTTCGGTTCCTAGAATCGCCCGATCTTTTCGCCGGGACAAACACCTCACCCAATGCCTTTATCATCACGCAAGCCATTGAATACAAAGGCATTGGTGCGAAGCGCTCGAGCGCTAGCGGTGATGTGCAGCATGATCCTGGCCGGCTGTCAGAGCCTGCCCAGCGATACCCCGGACCGCTCGGCTGACACCTCCCGAGCCGTGGGCCTGGAGCGCGAGCCGGAGTGGCTCAACAACCAGGTCAAACCGCGCGAGTACACCGATATCTGGGAACGCATGCGCGACGGCTTCAAGCTTCAGGACGAGATCGGCATCAACCCCCGCATCGAACGTCTGCGCCTCTGGTACGCCAGCAACCCGCGGCATGTCGACACCGTCAGCGAGCGCAGCGCTCCCTACATCCATTACATCGTCGAGCGCCTGGCCGAACGTGACATGCCGATGGAGCTGGCCCTGCTGCCGGTGATCGAGAGCGCCTACGACCCGCAGGCCTACTCTTCCGCCCATGCCGTCGGTCTCTGGCAATTCATTCCCTCCACCGGTCGTCACTACAACCTGCGCCAGACCAACTGGTACGACGGCCGGCGCGACGTCACCGCCTCGACCCAGGCCGCCCTCAACTACCTGAGCCGCCTGCACGAGATGTTCAACGGCGACTGGCTGCTCGCCCTGGCCGCCTACAATGCCGGCGAAGGCCGCATCAGCCGCGCCATCGAACGCAACGAAAAGCTCGGCCTGCCCAGCGACTACTGGAACCTGTCGCTGCCCAAGGAAACCGAGGACTACGTGCCCAAACTCCTGGCCCTGTCGCAGGTCATCCTGACGCCCGAGGCCTATGGCGTGACGCTGTCACCGATTGCCAACGAGCCCTACTTCGAGCAGGTCGCGATCAAGCAGCACATGGACCTCTCCCGAGTCGCCAAACTGGCCGACCTGGATGAGCAGGAACTGCTGCAGCTGAACCCCGCCTACAAACGCGGCATCACGCTCGACGGCCCGCAGCACCTCCTGGTACCGACCGAAAAGGCCGAACTGCTCAGCGCCAACCTGGCATTGATGAAGCCTCAGGAGCTGGTCGACTGGCAGAGCTACACCGTACGTTCCGGCGACAGCCTGCACGGCATCGCCAACCGTCATCACCTGAGCGTGAGCATGCTCAAGGACGTCAATCGTCTGAGCGGCAACAATCTGCGCATCGGCCAGGTGCTGACCATTCCCGGCAAGCCCGGCGTGCAGCCGAGCGAGCCGCTGTATCAGCAGCGTAGCGTGGCTCAGGCTCCGGCGGCGCGCACCTATCAGGTGAAGAACGGCGACAACCTGTGGCAGATCGCCCGCGCCAACCAGGTCGCCGTGCACGACCTGCAGCGCTGGAACAAACTGCAAGGCAACCAGCTGAAAGTTGGCCAGGTGCTCAATCTGACGGAACCGGGCGCAGGCGCCACACAGGTCGCCAGCGCCAAGCCAGCCAGCAGTGCGCGCGACAAGGCCACCTACTACCGGGTTCAGCAAGGCGATTCGCTGTACGTCATCGCCAAGCGTTTCAAGATCGACCTCAAGCGATTGCAGGCCTGGAACCCGCGCAGCAGCACGTTGCGCCCCGGGCAGACAGTGACGCTCTTCCTGCCCTGATCAACGCTTGCTGATCGCCTCCAGGCAGCGCCCGGTCAACTGGGTAAAGCGCTGGAAGGCCACGAACTGTTCGTGGCGCAGCGCCCTGCCGGATAACCTGCTGTCGGCATAGAGCACCCCGATCTCTCGCGTTCCCGCGATGATCGGCGCGATGAAGAACATTCCCGCGCCCAGGCTGCGGCGGATCGGCTGAGTGACCAGCTCGGCCAGGTTGTAGCTGGCCGGCACCCCCATCCAGATCGGCTCGCGGTGGCGCAGTGCATAGCTGAAGATATGGGGCTGCTCGACCTGCTCGGCAGGCAAAACGAAGTCCTGCAGCCACTGCTCGGTCTTGTCGCCCATCACGCGCTTGGCGCGAAAACAGCTCTGCCCATCCGCCAGCACCGCCAGCATCACCCGTTCCAGACCGGCGCCGCGGTGCAGCCCCTTGAGCAGGGTATCGAGAATCAGGCCGACATCGGCGCGCTTGCTTACCATCAGGCCGAGGTCCTGCAGCGCCTGCTGCATGACCAGCAGGTCCGGCTGCAACAGGCGCGCCTTGCGCTCTTCCTGCTGCAGGCGAATCTGCTCGGGGTCGGTATTGGGAATGAGCCGACACAGCTTGCTGGCGCCAAAGGTGGAGGCCACCTTGACCGCCTCGTCGGCACTGGCCAGCACCTGCTGCAGCGCCTCCTCCGGACTGAGGTCGACGAATGCGGCCATCTTCGCCAGCACGGCTTCCATCTCTGGCGAATCCCAGCCCTGCAGCGCCGCCTCGCTGATACGCACCCCCAGCTGCACCGCATAGGCCGCCGGGTCGTGCTGATTGGCGCCGGCATGGGCCAGGCTGACGGTCTCGCCCAGGTTCCAGCTTTTCACGAGCCCCTGGGTCAGTTGCCGGAAGCTGGTGCCCAGCACCTCGCGCACCGCCTCCTCGGTTTCGACCCCCGGTTGCGCCAGGGCCGCGGCCAGTTCATCGGCCTGCTCACCGCCACAGCCCCAGAAGGCCAACTCGCCGAGATGATGCAGCAAGGCGGCGATGAACACTTCCTCGGCATGCTTGGAGAGCACGTAACCGGCGATGTTGCGTGCCTGTACGGCGGCGTGGAAGGAACGCGCGAGCAGCTCCTGCAACTGCTCGCGGGGCGCGCGGGTGAGCAGGCCGTCGATCAGGCTCACCGACAGCCCGATCAGTCGCACATTGTCGAAGCCGATCAGCACGATGGCCCGCGAAATGGTCTTGATGGTTTCCTGCGAGGGGTTGTAATAGACGCTGTTGCCGACCCGCAGCACCTTGCTGGTCAGCGCTGCGTCACGCAGCAACACGTCGGCCAGCTGCTGCACCGAGGCCGAATCCTGCTGGGCCAGGCGCTGCAGATCCTGCACCACGGCGGCCAGCGCGGGTAGTTCGGCTTGGTTCAGGCGATCGATCCATGACTGCAAACCATGGCTGCGTTCCGACAAATTCGTACCCTCGTGGTGTGTACATGAAGTGTATGCCAAAGTGCCGTCACTGCTCGCCCGGAACGGCGCTCTTTTTCCTGCCCAGACAAGCTGTTACTGTACCGACCCAGAAGCCCAAAAGCCGCCATGGATCGGATCTCACGCCCGATGCGTCCCCTCCTCCTGCTGTCCCTGAGCCTGGCCTTGAGCTTTCCCGCCTCTGCGACTATCAGCGAAAGCCACGGCTACGCCCAGTTCGGGACACTCAAGTACCCCGCCAGCTTCACCCATTTCGACTGGGTCAACCCCGAGGCGCCCAAGGGCGGCACCCTGCGCATCATGGCCTCGGGCACTTTCGATACACTGAACCCCTACCCACTCAAGGGCAGCAGCCCGATTTCCACCGCGCATTTCCTGCAGTACGGCGTGACCGAGCTGAACGAACCGCTGATGGTCGGCACCGGCCCCTACGATCCGTCCGGGGACGAGCCAGCCTCCAGCTACGGCCTGATCGCCAGAAGCGTGGAGTACAGCGAGGACCGCAGCTGGGTGGTGTTCAACCTGCGCCCGGAAGCACGCTTTCACGACGGCAAGCCGATTACCGCCTATGACGTGGCCTTCTCCTACCGCCTGCTGCGCAGCGATGGCCATCCGCAATACCGTACCAACCTGCAGGAAGTGAAACGGGTCGACATTCTCGGCCGCCATCGCATCCGCTTCGTGTTCAAGCGCGCCGGCAATCCGCTGCTGATCCTGCGTC
Coding sequences:
- the nudC gene encoding NAD(+) diphosphatase gives rise to the protein MIWRNAFLDPAQPGGWALLYHQQHFLADSNGVLFPRDWIKRQDLQIVGEQGIGYFGEDAIYLLQVKPSSMLDGCSWQSLRQFMLQGEAETFRMLAYAAQIGTWYAEHRFCGSCGAPTRQLPGERAMRCDGCESQHYPRISPSMIVLVTRGDEILLARSPRFVTGVYSTLAGFVEPGESVEHCVAREVREEVGVEVKNLHYIGSQGWPFPHSLMLGFHAEYAGGEIVMQEDEIEDARWFRVDELPPLPASRSIARHLIDLYVARRLGLPEPSLP
- a CDS encoding ferrous iron transporter B; the encoded protein is MVSGATSLNLVRDELFVTMEEAEQSLEHFIAERHNGSLLQQAVESLQQVRGTLNLIELAGAELLAQEVLDQATDIPAGAGEERDVQLAALSNALHVLRRYLENVDAHRQEMPELLLPAINDLRMAGAQQPLPESFFFSVRLDHARPHSATQPLDGAAKLSEGKRLRHMYQVGLLGFIREQNPQASLKLMVRAMARLDSLFANEARGRMCWIGAAAIEAQCDGQLLPRKGRKQLFSRLDRELKLMLSNPQYEAPRSLLKELLYLVALADSHGPLASAMREVFGLTPLPFTDHLLEEEYQRLAGPGQAVMRSLSTAIREELASVKDMLDLLERGTLQGETLGTLHALLGKLAKTLGMVGLNSAGNSLSAQLPLVAAWNDNTAPQPEQLHKLADAVLYVEGMVASLERGEGRDTRPAPVEPGNEADSFANHQLNEARIVVVDEAQAGLALAKRAITAYLEAGGDKMHLANVPFSLQAVRGGLWFLEQRRAAMLVGACADYIQTRMLESGQMPSEQMLETLADALSSLEYYLEAGAVMRPETRPSVLDLAEESVKALGMPVAA
- a CDS encoding crotonase/enoyl-CoA hydratase family protein, which gives rise to MSDYQAFRVELADKIAHVQINRPDKVNAMNADFWREIIEIFRWVDATDAVRVVVLSGAGKHFSSGIDLMLLASVGSQLGKDVGRNADALRRKILELQASFVAVDQCRKPVLAAIHGYCLGGAIDLISACDMRYATVDAQFSIKEIDMGMAADVGTLQRLPRIIGDGMMRELAFTGRSIDGAEAARIGLVNRTYESQEALLAGVMAIAADIAAKSPVAIRGTKEMIRYMRDHRVDDGLEYIATWNAAMLQSEDLRLAMTAHMTKQKPEFAD
- a CDS encoding Orn/Lys/Arg decarboxylase N-terminal domain-containing protein; translated protein: MYKDLKFPVLIVHRDIKADTVAGDRVRAIARELEQDGFSILPTASAAEGRIVASTHHGLACILVAAEGAGENSRLLQDMVELIRVARVRAPQLPIFALGEQVTIENAPAEAMADLNHLRGILYLYEDTVSFLARQVARAAHNYLDGLLPPFFKALVQHTAQSNYSWHTPGHGGGVAYRKSPVGQAFHQFFGENTLRSDLSVSVPELGSLLDHTGPLAEAEARAARNFGADHTFFVINGTSTANKIVWHSMVGRDDLVLVDRNCHKSILHSIIMTGAIPLYLCPERNELGIIGPIPLSEFSRESIQAKIDASPLARGRAPKVKLAVVTNSTYDGLCYNAEMVKQALGDSVEVLHFDEAWYAYAAFHEFYAGRYGMGTQCDERSPLVFTTHSTHKLLAAFSQASMIHVQDGGQRQLDRDRFNEAFMMHISTSPQYGIIASLDVASAMMEGPAGRSLIQETFDEALSFRRALANVRRNLDAEDWWFSIWQPGEADGADSLSTADWVLQPDADWHGFGEVANDYVLLDPIKVTLVMPGLNAAGKLEERGIPAAVVSKFLWERGLVVEKTGLYSFLVLFSMGITKGKWSTLLTELLEFKRSYDANLPLVDVLPSIAHAGGGCYQGMGLRDLCDALHGCYRDNATAKALKSMYTALPEVAIKPAEAYDRLVRGEVEAVPIDQLQGRIAAVMLVPYPPGIPLIMPGERFTAATRSILDYLAFARTFDQAFPGFDIDVHGLQAEAGQYCVDCLVE
- the dnaQ gene encoding DNA polymerase III subunit epsilon gives rise to the protein MPVTDGHRIIEIGCVELLGRRLTGRHFHVYLNPDREIDEGAIAVHGITNEYVADKPRFKDVADEFYEFIKGAQLIIHNAAFDVGFINNEFALLGQSERADVSDYCSVLDTLMMARERHPGQRNSLDALCKRYGVDNSNRELHGALLDSEILADVYLAMTGGQTHLSLAGEGADSDGSGRQQATPIRRLDAARPRTRVIRASEDELAAHLARLAAIEKSAGGPSLWAQLEKAPE
- the rnhA gene encoding ribonuclease HI; its protein translation is MSETDEVVIYTDGACKGNPGPGGWGALLVYKGVEKELWGGDPSTTNNRMELMAAIAGLIALTRPCSVKLVTDSQYVMKGIQEWLPNWKKRGWKTASKEPVKNADLWQKLDEEVNRHQVSWQWVRGHTGHPGNERADQLANRGVDEVRSAR
- a CDS encoding class I SAM-dependent methyltransferase; this encodes MTDQAFAQADPEWLKLIGEARDWLAGPLGQLLLEEERRLLEEELARFFGGYLVSYGPGAEGPPKAGQIQHNVRLGAPMPGVQIVCEEQSWPLGEHAADVVVLQHGLDFCLSPHGLLREAARSVRPGGHLLILGIHPWSGWGARRLFAQDGLRQARCISPSRVGDWLTLLGFALEKRRFGCYRPPLASLAWQMRLRRLERWGEAWQLPGAGFYLLVARKLVVGLRPLRQSRREPMGKLLPLPVAKISRRDIDT
- the gloB gene encoding hydroxyacylglutathione hydrolase, with the protein product MIQIDALPAFNDNYIWLLQDPTSRRCAVVDPGDAAPVLAWLEAHGDWTLSDILITHHHFDHVGGVEQLKKATGARVAGPAAEKIPARDVDLGDNDLIEVLGLRFQIMAVPGHTLGHIAYYHAEQNLLLCGDTLFAGGCGRLFEGTPQQMHQSLSRLAALPGATRVYCTHEYTLSNLRFAHAVEPHNPDVSARLAEVSRWRDEGRISLPSSIELERATNPFLRTGEPGVIEAAKRNDERSSSEPSAVFASLRAWKDRF